The window CAGaaagaacataaaaaacgcacaaaaaaaatcatccGAGAATGCATCATCTTTGTATTTTGTTGTAGTAGGTTGATCTCGTGTTTTGTTTACTTGAACAagttgtttgttttttttcggAGGCCTTTCTTCACTTGAACTTGAACTTGTACTTGTACTTGAGCTAGAACTTGAACTGGTTCTAGAACTAGATTCgctatttttttctttgatacgaattgaaaatattacgTTTAAGAATATACagaataaatttctaataaacaTGGGGGAATGAAGAGAATTAGTTTATATACAATAAGTTATGAGAACAATTGTCATTTATGTACTGCAATAAAGTGTTgttatgataaaaaaaggtAGATTTTTCTCAAGTTATAAATCatgtaattatattaacaataaattaataaacaaacaattaaaaatatagacaTAATTTTCACGGGTATTCgtcataaatttaatatcacAAAACCATAATAACAACGGATACAGATAAACTAggtatatattatatatgtaaaaatataatactatatctttattttgttttcatgTGAATCTGATGTCTACAAACGTTCTAcagttgtttttttgtaacTTCTATTATACTTACAATATCTTACTGATCATTTAACCCGATCTCATACAAGAAAGCTGATACTATCATACATTAATTGTAATTTGTGTTTATgttaaatctaaaataagAGAAAACCAAGGATATTTAATCAATTGAATTGTAGTCACTTTTTACAATTACACTAAAAAACATGCTGAGGTTTTAAACACTATCCACGCTTTGACAAACAGTCATTgcaaaattataagaatacatatgtgtttttatatacagTCTTGAGAGAGGtatgtttataatataacGTATATAATGATTTAAATGAATCATACTGTCCCCATTTTTTTGCGACGTTTACAATATTACTCCACGTTGATCTAAGACAAATACataattacaaaattataCCCTTCCCCTTCGTCAATAAATCaaatgtttaaatttatatattgtcAAATCTGCCAATTTGTTTGCTTCTGATCATGGAGGCCATCTGATCGTTgcaatcattttttatttcaatatataaaaatataaaaacattttaattgCATATTGTCGTGATTTTTCTATAGATTAGAAACTTATTTATAACAGATGACgttgtttaattttttgctaCAATCATACTCAATCTTCTCTCTTTCATTCCAAAAGCCAATCAAGATGATCTGGTAAGTCTTTTTTAGAGTCGAGATTAGATGTAATTAATTATTCGTACAGTAATATaagtttttctttaaatctatAATAAAACGAGATATTTACAGcatataattaaatgtaATAAATACCAAATACATAGCTTAAGAAATTTGCAAAATccaaaaatatacaatataTTGCAATCCATTTAATATAATGCAATCTGTAATATAACATGTCAgttattaagaaaaaaatacagtTTATTGGTCTTATTTTATAGTGCTGTGGAGAGTTTTATTAATCTTAATACTATGTTTATTTGtctttttaagttttatatcaagatatattatattaaaagattGAATTacatttcaaatttaattgagTATACATATCAGTTTACATAATtacatcttttttattcatattTAACGCAGAAGTTTGGATTaatgtaattttataagcATAATTAGAAATAGACAAATAAAgcaatacaaaaaaaatataaaatcagTTGACATATGTAATTTTGATTTGCTTGGGTTTTTTTTAGCCccataaacattttatattttttattatcaaaactaaatacaatagaaacaaatattatacatCTTCGCAATTTCAAAGATCATGATAGAAAAATGATGTATTCGAAGAGGACAATAATGCTCAAGAggtaaatatattttcgtAGCTCAAAgaatacaaataaatagaaaGCGAGAAAGgcaatttaaatatacaatttaggaaaaaaaagtaattatgaattttttcaaaaattacaaaCGGCATctaaaatgatttattatGTCGCATTTCTTTTcaatttgtatttaatataaaatcatcTAGGGCGATAAATTTAAGACTATTGATAGGagattaaataaatatttgcaTATAACTAATACTGAAGTATTTTGccatgaaaataaaaatcaaagtaaaattttaaatgacGTTATATATATAACTACTATATAGCATTTCTAGAGATCTGTTGCACAAATGTAAACGATTAAAAAGAAGACTTGCTTTAAATAATTCCTATTTGTACATCATAAAACATATGAAAGCTTTAATGGAAGTGCTATTTTGTCATCCCAGGTTTTAGATTGTTTTAGAATGTCTTGTTTTTCCTTATATTCCAATACGTGGCAATTAACGATTTTGAATGTAAAAAACTGTATACAAACATACATAAGAcgtttttatgttttattttgcctaaaattttaatatttaaacgTGCCAATTTGACATTGTCTTTTGATTTGttgtgtttattttaataataattcatTGAAATTTACGTCCATTATcgttaaaattattttgctttcttgtattttattttttatttgaatatttttaaaatttcgtGATGAAATAATGCGTATCTATCATTAccgtaaaaatttttttaaagaatataacGTCGCATcatgaatttttatttatatatatatatatttgttcTTCTATAAGCACATTTTCAAGGTTTTcaactaaaaattttgttttttttttagtagataaaaataatctagatttgttttcttcataaaaaaactacTTTGTGCATACTTTAATCTGGTGATTTTTAAAGTGTATTTTATTTCGTATGTTactattataaaaacatattcaTGTTTGGGCGAACACtatgattttttaccaGTTTATACAAAACTTTgggttttttttcttatctTGATTTATTAAGTGAAAATTCATGAAAATTAACTAAATCATAATGCTCattgtaaattaaatttgtttttattttctaatttcaAAGCTTCCTTATAAACTATAATTTCGTAGTAAGAGTCGAGCgagatataataaattatctaCGGTATAATAAGTTTGTTTATGGAACCTTTTTGCGTCTAACTAAAGTGTTAAGCATCTAATTTAGAATTTCTCCATAAGGATGCTACAATATTGTTGTGGTAAATAACGATACGTGAAGTAATCGTTTCAGACAATTTGGTTCAAGTCCATGAAGGGtacaatttaataagaCGCTATAAGCTAATAAATGAACAAGCCCTTGTATACCAAAAGACTATCTTGTGAGAACCATTTTAAGGATTCTGTAATAATATGGTCATAACTATAGACAGGCTAGTAATCAATGCGGTCCAAAAATACTGAAATTATGTAGTGGTATAAGGAAACGTTTAAAAACTCCAGATAATAGCAACGACATTTGTTTTAGTACGATGATTTCTTTTGTAAGTGATTCAAAAATGTCAATTTGATATACGCCTTTGCAGTAAGGTGGATGCTATTTGAGGCATTGATGATacagttttttttaaaaaactaaattcTATTTAGTATCCGAAGTTGCTGCAATGGTAATTTGAGGGGGAAAATTAGTGAGAAATGACAGTCATAGTTCTACAAAGATCAAACACGAATCATCATGGTGTAtatatagaattttatttttatctacaaaaaaaataattaaacatTCAGATTTAAGTTTGtacaattattaatttgatGTTCAtgtcttgtttttttattatctaatgacaaaaaatactataaatctaattatagaaaaaagtaattacgaatataaaaataaactacAGGTCgcaatattttatttcgaAGTTTTCCCAGCTAAAATTAGATTATTgctttattaaatctaacGAGGATAGGCATTTATCATATAGGCTTAGacgtttttatttaatcaaTAACAAATGCATTTTCCttgcatttaaaaatgtgaTTTGTGAACTCTTCATAGAAAAgacttaaaaatattttctatttgagataatatttatttattaatacattttaatGCTTTTATTATGTTTCTTTGTACGATAAGAACTTGTGGATTGTTTcattgaaatttttgattGTAAGACAATATAAGTGTTCCTTGAtccaaattattttcttatttctaTCTATATTccttgtataaaaataaatttatcctgctttttattcttttttttatatttttgcatTCTTAAAACTGTTTGTTATATCATAATTTCAATTAAAGTATAGATTAGAATGGTTAAAACGAATTTTCATTGTATTTGCACATAACGTGCTACAacaatattatatacatatttaatttttataatcattCTTCAAAATATAGTTAGATGCTTTTTAggattttttctttttaaaaaatttgcaaaacgttttatcatttaaatGAAGATACAGTCGAATGCAATAATTTAAACTGTACTTTTTAAAACGAAAATAATTCTTTGAATATTGCCATTTtgaatcatttttatttgacatgtttgttgaaaaatgtattaggcttaaacattttttgaattagTAATTTTAAGCATACGGGAGAACCGTTTTTTAGAcatgatttataaattttgcttTTATATAGATGGCGGTATGTTacctaataaaaaaaagtttatttatttttgtcaaCCTCCAATCgtattttgttttctaaaaccaatttttaaagtgGGTCTTCACtgtaaacaataaatatagacatattgaacaaaaaaaatctaattgCCTATACTACCTTTCTCTTTTTTGCATTTATACTTtgagaaattaaataatcaaatatttaaggattaatttagtatttttaatccCAAAAGATTACAAAAACCaaaattatagaatttgctattttaaatatttaagttATATCTTTACATATTTATGTAccttttaaaaacaatttaattgtttttattttattttaaaagctattttaaaaaaaaattttttcttttaaaatattttttcccatgataaaaaataaaaaaattagcgATGACttataaatctataatatgtgtttttaaacatgaaatttattgattattaattttttaaagtttctTCTCTtactgaaaaaaaattactcATCTATATCCgttatttacaaatatgATATCTAAATACGATTTTTCACACACTAAGAAATATgcaaatctaaaaaattaaatagctcaaatttaattttcagTCTTAAATTAAGCAAtgtaaaaatcttttacatgatttttcaattttaaaaaaaatacaaattagTTTAAAATGTGTGTTAATAGAATAAATCTGTTTAAACCccattttttatcttaatatttattagtaTTGATAGATAGAAGCGTATTAACAACAACTTAAGATGaataataaattcaaacgataaaaaaataagctCATGATACTTAATGCCAATATATAACAGTGGATAAACAAAGAACAACgttgaaattataaaaaaaccataacatttttaaattccgTGATCAAGTGGCTACATAACATCTTTATGAGGAATTTCTTGTGaggagaaaaatttaagtgATATAGACcatataaaactttaagTGATAGTATAGAAGTTAAATAAGGGAAACCACTGTTCAATATGACACTACACGAAAGCATCCACATATTAAATTACTTATAAAActtctagaaaattctccatatagtttttatgtaatttttgAAGTTTTCTTATTATTGCCAGATCTGTTTGGGTTGTTATAGTCAATAAATGGGTTTACGAATTGTTTTTAGTAATCTCAATTCGAAACACACTTTATTAGAGTTTTTTGATAAGCAATTctattttatacaatagaGTATTATATCttggttttttttgttttaatcaTACGAGAATAGTATTTTATAGCTCAAAATATTCTATAATCTTCTTAATATAGTCatactatattttttatcattatttttacattataGAAGCTAATATTATTGaggaataaaaaaaattagttaaataataaaaagcaTCCTAAATGAAAAAcatgaaaataaacaagtatttttctaaaattataaataataattaatgcCCGAGAGACTTAATTTTCTGTTAGGCAAAGGCAAATATCATACCGGACTCGAggtagtttttttttaacatttacAATATATGTCATTATCATAATAGCTCTAGTTTGATAAtgaaaatgtattttaagTGTCGTAAGTATTCTGCAAGGTAGATAGAACGCCcatttcttaattttaagaaaacgCGATACGAAGAATTAGtagtatatatatttttctttttttttttcttgcaaGTAAGGGGTAGAAATAAACCTTACATAGGGACCAGGGGGATTTGGGTGTGATCCTCATCCAACTGGTACTGTGAGATTCTTACTCACTAAAACTCCCTCCATACAACTTGCCGGTGGAGCAAGCTCCGCCGTATCCATTGGACTTTGGCTCCAGGAGAACATTTTCCATTTATACCTCAAATCGCGTCCAGAGTGAACTCAAAGCGTATATATTTAACGGGCATGGCTATCTATACCCCGAGGAAAAATATCATCGTACTGACTCAAAGGTCCCTACAATCATCTGCATTGCACACACGGCTCCTTACACGACCACATCCCCAGCCCggctttttttattgggcTGCGTTGACCACCAGTCTCCCACTAGTTTCGGCCACCGTGTTACAGAATCTTGTAGGATAGGGCCCTACTTCGTCTAGTCTCTTAGTTAGCTCTAGGATCccactctagagtgcacCAGCCATGGGCTCCAACTAGGCCGTACCCAttagatacttttatgtatcattaAGTCACCAAAGAGTGATACTGTTTTTTGGCCTTGAGGTGCGTTTCTACACTAGATGCTAATTCCCCTGTGGCTGGACAcacacaagtttcattgaatcaacttaatgattatcgtggacattttcatcatctgagttgttccaactgcatcatagaaagtagaaacaattttggTGCCCCTGGGAATCGAACCCAGCCATTGCTCAATGGAAGCATAGCATTCGCTTGTGCTAAGGGCAccttatatatttttctttgtatataggatttttttgtaaaaaatttatgaacaTTACAAGGTATGATCTGTGtattaaaactttaaaaattttgctataaattataaaaaatgaaaaatggAATAGATGATGCAGTAATTGtcgaatataaaaacaatgcAAAAAACTGTCAAttgatataataattatgtaTCGTACAATGCACAccaataaaacaaaatatttagctTTCATTGATTAAATTAAGAGCaatacataattttttggcTAGAAAAGGAGGTTctgaaaataataagtaaTGATTTTAAACTTTAAATGCGAGAGAatgcataaataaattttccgCTTAGCGCATTACAGAAATCAATAGTATTAATGTTATCTTAGAGCGCGcctgcaaaaaaaataagaattcTGTTAGATGCCTTTGAAACAGTAAAAATCTATCAGAACCATCAGCTATTCAGCTAGAGctatcaaaaaaatgtcCTGCGaagttttatataattcaatattatttaaatgcAATTGGAATATTTGCTAAATTACAATGTGTCTATACTTCTTACCTATAAATAGGAACAATATCACTAGTGTGGTCCTATCAGGAAAATCGAcccacaaaaaaaacataaattgAGTATCCAAACATTTTTCTAGAAGTAAAGCAAAATCATGGGgaattgaatatttttttttatattggcAATGTCTTTTACGccaaaaaattctttcaaaaatttagagATAGATTATAGTTTAACTCACttctttttctataatcGTGGTCTAAGTTGGACCAGAAATTTTCAATCTGGTTTGTATGACCACCCTCTCCATTAACAAATCCCTTACTATGATTTACTAATTCATGTACTGATCCAAAATTAGCCACAGCTTTAGGATATGATGAATATCCATCAGAAACAATAATAGTTCCTGGGagtatatattttttaaacttttcTAATAGAGTTTCATGTTTTCTATTAGGAACTaatgaaacaaaaaaattcgtTCCATCACCTTCTATAGCTCCTCCAAGTATCCATTGTATACTTTAAGTATCGTCTTGTATAGACGATGGATTATCAATCACCAGACCATTGCATATGGCCGTTATATCAATTTGAATACGTGTATTTCCTCCACCTATCTTTTCAATTCTAGAAGGAGTCTCACTTATAAAATCtattaatacatttttaaattcattgtATGTGGACTCGGCCATCTGACCAAAATTAATAGCTTGATAATTGGTGTATGAAAAGACCCAACAATACAAGTACCTTAgaatctttttaattatataaccaattaaaaaaatttggtgcttttttttaaggAGCACTttcttttacattttttacttgGGCATTTGTACCCTTTCTTATCAATGAAAAAAGctgttttaattattttcatgTTTCTTACACAAGAATTAGATACACATGGCATAACAGGTTTTGTTACACCCATTTCTAATCAAAGTGTAATTGCCATGTCATTATCTTGGAATATAAGATTCCAAGGATCAAGTTCTCCTAcctttattaaaattccTTCTACTAGCATAATGGGTAAGACAatggaaaaaaatactatagCTTAGAAAATCGACCcccagaaaaaaaaatagacaaAAGAGTAAAAAATCGAGagattttttgattttaaagaagtgattatttttatatactgTTTTAAGTAGAGGGGGTCAATTTTCCTAATAGCGCCACTAATGCTAAATGCCgcatttaaattttatcccgcaaaaaattaatatataaatgatttttgtctaaaatatacaaaaataacattaaaaataaatttgatattgttttatgtaaaaaattgattttatattacaaatattaataatacattagtatcttataaaaaataccaaaTTATTTTGGGGGTTTTCTGCGACGTATTGTATTGGTGTACAAATCTATGATATGCAAATTATACAGAGGCAAgcagaaaataaaaatctttttttatttttaatttttgtatgtGTAAaccttttaaatataacaacaaaaaaactatgctttatttttacgTTTTTTGATGTTTTCTATTTTCTGGTTTtctgataaatttttatctctTTTATGTCAAGTCTTTGATCTGATTAACTATTTCtataatattcattttttacgTTTAATCGTGTcatcttaaattttttttaaatttatgtgACTAATCATTTAGTCgaacattttatttgttcaATTGTCTTTCTTTTACAAactaaaacaaaaattcaaaaaatggctgtatattataaaaaaataaattactTACATCTacacttttttaaaatatatcgtATGTTTATATGTAAAGAATAATTCCATTATGCGCATTATGAAATTCTTTCATGTTTTTTGTTGAgatttacattttaaaaaaaaataaacgaTAAATTTCagattaattttttttacatttaattGAAGTTGTATTATTggtattaaaaatatctttcTAAAAGTCAAATATGTATGTGcattaaatctttttgcAAATACTTAATTTAGtattacatataaaattattttaacaaAAGCAAATAATCGCACAGTGAATACATGACTAAAAAAGCATGTAGACAGcagaatataataaaaataagtctAAGATGATAACTCTTTGATCTAGAATTACTTAgagtaataaaaatttaaaagtaaaattttaatactatattttaataagaaTTACATATTGAATAAACTAAAATATCACAAacacattaaaaaatcatgatTTACtaagtataaataaaattaataattgcAAGTTTATACTGTGCTGAAAGCATGAAAGCAAAAAACtgttttgtttaaaaatacgATAACAACAATGAACACTACAAAGATCAAGATACAATTGAATATAATTGTTATTTAAACACATAATGacaacaaaaataaaatactatTAAGAAgtcttatataaattacaaagAGAAAGTAGAATCATGTTAAAtgccaataaaaaaaatttgcaaTAATATCTAAGCATagataataattaaaagatGCTACTTATGtacattataaatcttagacaatatataaaaaacagaatacaatataaaaatacaaaaaataaaaattatattttaatgtaaaagataaataattttcatgtTTTGCATTATcactttaaaatatataagagCATGAACAATAATACCGCAGAAATGTAATACTAGATTCACGGGGTAAATTCAAATCTGAATTTAAGACATTAAAGTAGTCGTGtgttatatatattttgaaattgaGAAAACAAACTGAGACAAAATATtagagaaaaaaaatatttttttattttttctgcttaaaaacttaaagaTTACGTTTACAGATATACACGGTGTTAAATAAAGTTTCTCCTTCcttttcataatatttttagatgggtaaaatatttatttattatttatagtaaatattttacagtAGATACTTTGGGTAAGTATCTactgtaaaatatttacaggATAATCTCTGTAACTAGATTATCATCCTGTAACATACTCCCTTTCTTTAAACTCTCCCAATCCGTGGGATCCGAGTTCTCAATTAGTTGTAAGTCTTTTTCATTATACCGAAATAGTTTTCCATACATGTCCTCAATCTCAAAACCACCAGAGTCAAACTTTCTTCTTACCAGATAAGGTCCTGTCCATTTATCATCAAGCTTATTCAGTTTTTCAAATGGTTCCTTTTTCTTCATAACCGCATCTCCtactttaatatttttgccTTTAACTCTATCATTCGTGCGTTGTATGTCTCTATTTCTATCTTCTATCACCTTTTCGTGTAACTTTTTCCGTAACAACTCAATCTTCTTAAGTGTATCATTTTCTTCTATAAATACTGCTCCACCATCTTCTTTCTCCGTAGTTATATCCTTAGGCTCTCTCCCATATAACAATCTAAAAGGACTACTCttgaattttattagtGGTGTTATCCTATATGCGTATAGCGCGATTGGTAGGAACATATCCCACTCTGACCATCTTCCATTGCATATCTTAGCCAACCTTGCAATAAGTGTACGGTTTAGTCTCTCCGTTTGTCCATTACATCTTGGATGGTAGGCGCTTGTAAACGACTTCCTAGTATTTATCATTAaacacaattttttttatgattttattgttaaacTCAAGTCCTTGATCAGTCAAAATTACTTCCGGAGGTCCATGtctcaataaaaattcttcataaataaatttcgcTACAGATTCCGcatcttttctttttaaagcTCTCACTTCTGCCCATTTAGTTAGGTAGTCTGTTCCTACcagaataaatttatttccaCCGTCTGTTGTGGGTAACGACCAACTATATCCAACCCAATCATATTGAACGGACTTTTTATTTCCACACgtctaattttattttgcaaCGTCTTGTCTCTAAATCTTCTACAAGTTTCACAGTTACGAATGTATTCAACTACTCTGTTTCTT of the Vairimorpha necatrix chromosome 9, complete sequence genome contains:
- a CDS encoding DDE-TNP-IS1595 domain-containing protein, which produces MKIIKTAFFIDKKGYKCPSKKCKRKYLYCWVFSYTNYQAINFGQMAESTYNEFKNVLIDFISETPSRIEKIGGGNTRIQIDITAICNGLVIDNPSKHETLLEKFKKYILPGTIIVSDGYSSYPKAVANFGSVHELVNHSKGFVNGEGGHTNQIENFWSNLDHDYRKRSELNYNLSLNF